A stretch of the Azorhizobium caulinodans ORS 571 genome encodes the following:
- a CDS encoding cell envelope integrity EipB family protein → MPLRPGSASLALVLTLAGLLPASAEALLPHRAGYKMTLDASKNSGRLDDASGRIDYEIRGDACEGYTVNMRQVSSLDTGEGAPVRSEMVSTSWEDGSGNAYRFKTRDRMDGDTKSDVDAQANRLDNGDLQVKIAKPDARTVDLKGRILMPTEHVVHVLEAAAKGDSLLEAKVYDGSSDGTKVYNTLAVIGRASTDTAKLFDGAKASLSGHTFYPVSVSYYDAEKKDASPEYVMTFTLYDNGVIGELKIDYGDFALRGALDAFEPLKASATPCQPKK, encoded by the coding sequence ATGCCGCTTCGTCCGGGCTCCGCGAGCCTTGCTCTTGTCCTCACGCTCGCCGGCCTGCTGCCGGCCTCCGCGGAGGCGCTCCTGCCGCATCGGGCGGGGTACAAGATGACGCTCGACGCCAGCAAGAACTCCGGCCGGCTCGACGATGCCTCCGGGCGCATCGATTATGAGATCCGGGGCGATGCCTGCGAGGGCTATACGGTGAACATGCGGCAGGTCTCGAGCCTCGACACCGGGGAGGGGGCGCCCGTGCGCTCGGAGATGGTCTCCACCAGCTGGGAGGACGGCTCCGGCAACGCCTACCGCTTCAAGACGCGCGACCGCATGGACGGCGACACCAAGTCGGACGTGGATGCGCAGGCGAACCGCCTCGACAATGGCGACCTGCAGGTGAAGATCGCCAAACCGGACGCCCGCACCGTGGACCTGAAGGGCCGCATCCTGATGCCCACCGAGCACGTGGTGCATGTGCTCGAGGCCGCTGCGAAGGGCGACAGCCTCCTGGAAGCCAAGGTCTATGACGGCTCCAGCGACGGCACCAAGGTCTACAACACGCTGGCCGTCATCGGCCGGGCCAGCACCGACACGGCCAAGCTCTTCGACGGCGCCAAGGCGAGCCTGTCGGGCCACACCTTCTATCCGGTGAGCGTCAGCTACTATGACGCGGAGAAGAAGGACGCGAGCCCCGAATATGTCATGACCTTCACGCTCTATGACAACGGCGTCATCGGCGAGCTGAAGATCGATTATGGCGACTTCGCCTTGCGCGGCGCGCTCGATGCGTTCGAGCCGCTGAAAGCCTCCGCCACCCCGTGCCAGCCGAAGAAGTGA
- a CDS encoding acylphosphatase translates to MTHTLHLVIHGRVQGVGYRAWCADEAVSRGLSGFVRNRREGTVEAVISGPSEAVAAMLEACRSGPAHAHVERIEEALAEAPPAGTGFRVAATV, encoded by the coding sequence ATGACGCATACCCTCCATCTCGTCATCCACGGCCGCGTGCAGGGCGTCGGCTATCGGGCCTGGTGCGCGGACGAGGCTGTGTCGCGCGGCCTCTCCGGCTTCGTGCGCAACCGCCGGGAGGGCACGGTGGAGGCCGTGATTTCCGGCCCATCGGAGGCCGTCGCCGCGATGCTGGAGGCCTGCCGCTCGGGTCCCGCCCATGCCCATGTGGAGCGGATCGAGGAAGCGTTGGCGGAGGCGCCTCCCGCTGGAACCGGGTTCCGCGTGGCCGCAACGGTATGA
- a CDS encoding ArnT family glycosyltransferase codes for MRLSSTAQPIDSRYGTPPFGRAPEEPTPWWATARGVAVIVGLWALAHALVAVLLESSINVDDAIESYLVQSFQLSYVPRNPPLFDWLLYGLLWIFGPGTLPYAILRYVLLFTCGMLVYRIARRVIADPKLQALAVFSLSALWVIGYHSHRILTHSNVMIVAIAGSFLTLLAIVRAPSAALYAGLGAWIAVGLLGKFGFLPFVIVLVLASLFEPSFRRALFDRRILLTLLVAAGPLAVYLVALKMLGQDVMAATAEVVGPSPDRSFRNVLDTFAGAWIGYLLPFAALAGAVFLPFNRGEDATPSTEDRAAPRRVIRTIIILGTVGTLIGALAVGSTSLRDRYFHVFFLLSTVYVFAELERLGGWRDRVKLYLWALAIVAFGVLLVRAAITLWPDPRLCGRCVAAEPLKALRPVIDLQFGDAPTLVADDRMSAGRLKAAIPNARVVLIPPDTYRPPARAATGCARIAGISNGIGNLPLPKSDGSTIEIWYKWWGPLLRPRRQSLWQVIPLKLDDPLCR; via the coding sequence GTGCGTCTGTCTTCCACTGCACAGCCGATCGATTCCCGCTATGGCACGCCCCCCTTCGGACGGGCGCCCGAGGAGCCGACGCCCTGGTGGGCCACGGCGCGGGGCGTGGCGGTCATCGTCGGCCTCTGGGCGCTGGCGCATGCCCTGGTGGCGGTACTGCTGGAATCGTCCATCAATGTGGACGACGCCATCGAGAGCTATCTGGTCCAGTCGTTCCAGCTCTCCTATGTGCCGCGCAATCCGCCGCTGTTCGACTGGCTGCTCTATGGCCTGCTCTGGATCTTCGGGCCCGGCACGCTGCCCTATGCGATCCTGCGCTACGTGCTGCTGTTTACCTGCGGCATGCTGGTCTATCGCATCGCCCGCCGGGTGATCGCGGACCCGAAGCTTCAGGCGCTCGCCGTCTTCTCGCTCTCGGCGCTGTGGGTGATCGGCTATCACAGCCACCGCATCCTCACCCATTCCAACGTGATGATCGTCGCCATCGCCGGCAGCTTCCTGACGCTGCTGGCCATCGTGCGCGCACCCTCCGCCGCCCTTTATGCGGGCCTCGGGGCCTGGATCGCCGTCGGCCTGCTGGGCAAGTTCGGCTTCCTGCCCTTCGTCATCGTGCTGGTGCTGGCGAGCCTGTTCGAGCCGAGCTTCCGCCGCGCGCTGTTCGACCGGCGCATCCTGTTGACGCTGCTGGTCGCAGCCGGCCCGCTTGCCGTCTATCTGGTGGCGCTGAAGATGCTGGGACAGGACGTGATGGCCGCCACCGCCGAGGTGGTGGGCCCGAGCCCGGACCGCAGCTTCCGCAACGTGCTCGACACCTTCGCCGGGGCGTGGATCGGCTATCTGCTGCCGTTCGCGGCGCTCGCTGGCGCCGTCTTCCTGCCCTTCAACCGGGGCGAGGACGCCACTCCCTCGACGGAGGACCGCGCGGCCCCGCGCCGGGTGATCCGCACCATCATCATCCTCGGTACCGTGGGCACGCTCATCGGCGCGCTGGCGGTAGGCTCCACCAGCCTGCGCGACCGCTATTTCCACGTCTTCTTCCTGCTCTCCACCGTCTATGTCTTCGCCGAGCTGGAGCGGCTCGGCGGTTGGCGTGACCGGGTGAAGCTCTATCTGTGGGCGCTGGCCATCGTCGCTTTCGGCGTGCTTCTGGTGCGCGCGGCCATAACGCTCTGGCCCGATCCGCGCCTGTGCGGCCGCTGCGTCGCCGCCGAGCCCCTGAAGGCGCTGCGGCCGGTGATCGACCTCCAGTTCGGCGATGCGCCAACGCTGGTCGCCGACGATCGCATGTCGGCCGGCCGCCTCAAGGCCGCCATCCCCAATGCCCGCGTGGTGCTGATCCCGCCGGATACCTACCGCCCGCCGGCCCGTGCGGCGACGGGCTGCGCCCGCATCGCCGGCATCTCCAACGGCATCGGCAACCTGCCGCTGCCGAAGTCGGACGGCTCGACCATCGAGATCTGGTACAAATGGTGGGGTCCGCTGCTCCGCCCCCGCCGCCAGAGCCTGTGGCAGGTCATCCCGCTGAAGCTCGATGATCCGCTGTGCAGGTAG
- a CDS encoding MgtC/SapB family protein, protein MKFIESFHLLPFLDTVVSYVAAFVCGALIGAERQYRQRTAGLRTNVLVAIGAAGFTDLAQGIAGDVEAVRVISYVVSGIGFLGAGVIMKEGLNVRGLNTAATLWCSAAVGACAGVDRLAEAFLLTVFVIAGNTLLRPLVNAINRIPIKAESIEATYTVSLTTAVEQAGVMRDLLEERLEAASYPVAELEVVERGEEQVEIVATLTSTEVEGEELDAVVEGLLTRPHVDHATWSANTQS, encoded by the coding sequence ATGAAGTTCATAGAAAGCTTTCACCTCCTGCCTTTCCTCGACACGGTGGTCAGCTATGTGGCGGCCTTCGTGTGCGGCGCGCTGATCGGTGCGGAACGGCAGTATCGCCAGCGCACTGCCGGCCTGCGCACCAATGTCCTCGTGGCCATCGGCGCTGCGGGCTTCACGGATCTTGCGCAGGGCATAGCGGGGGATGTGGAGGCGGTCCGCGTCATCTCCTATGTGGTCTCGGGCATCGGCTTTCTGGGTGCCGGCGTGATCATGAAGGAGGGGCTGAACGTGCGCGGCCTCAACACGGCGGCAACGCTCTGGTGCTCGGCCGCCGTGGGCGCCTGCGCAGGCGTGGACCGGCTGGCCGAAGCCTTCCTCCTGACGGTCTTCGTCATCGCCGGCAACACGCTGCTGCGGCCGCTGGTGAACGCCATCAACCGCATTCCCATCAAGGCGGAGAGCATCGAGGCGACCTATACGGTCAGCCTCACCACGGCGGTGGAGCAGGCGGGCGTGATGCGCGACCTGCTGGAGGAGCGGCTGGAGGCCGCGAGCTATCCGGTGGCCGAACTGGAGGTGGTGGAGCGCGGCGAGGAGCAGGTGGAGATCGTCGCCACCCTCACCTCGACGGAGGTGGAGGGCGAGGAACTCGACGCCGTGGTGGAGGGCCTCCTCACCCGTCCCCACGTGGACCACGCCACGTGGAGCGCCAACACGCAGTCCTGA
- a CDS encoding SMI1/KNR4 family protein: MTSIETAVSALRLEKDPSEPFTYAPEEIDALETLTGVRFPEDFRWYLTHVGWRKLDYDHATLLLRPVAHVYALEFRAVEHGAFAQRAYRDFERQAADLPDGASAYFPFGQMRGGSPQIILTLAIALRGADAGAVWAVRAQGSSADDEFAAPVRVAASFTDFLATVGPRRKLEAAAEKANGALFDRLLAEALAAPEVVPTRAPEPENLISRFFETPGDVAIDAARNVEVLARVLAQRVESAQRFAAEAHRFTTEAAVETGLLPPPLRRARIRFDQPVAFDRMDTVLRKTHGFRVVRVQSEVGEGHRLTEDYLVHQGKDGWTLLRREEARIADVKIRDVGTFAFDATYKWSLKKKVTPAWSERPADICVLGEEDALSPARTAFVAQVVDRADFRPNFESFVFALYRDRLYPEFAAMSPDEQRHWADSYPRLTRPDEIWRLLGKTLTLTIESDDTFALSVPANWDPEHGLSLRVTDWRIAA; the protein is encoded by the coding sequence ATGACGTCGATCGAGACTGCCGTTTCCGCCTTGCGTCTGGAAAAGGATCCGAGCGAGCCTTTCACCTATGCGCCCGAGGAAATCGACGCTCTCGAAACGCTGACAGGGGTGCGCTTCCCGGAGGATTTCCGCTGGTATCTGACGCATGTGGGCTGGCGGAAGCTCGATTATGACCATGCGACGCTCCTCCTGCGCCCGGTCGCCCATGTCTATGCGCTGGAGTTCCGGGCGGTGGAGCACGGCGCGTTCGCGCAGCGCGCCTATCGCGATTTCGAGCGCCAGGCGGCGGATCTGCCGGACGGCGCGTCCGCCTATTTCCCGTTCGGCCAGATGCGCGGCGGCAGTCCGCAGATCATCCTGACCCTCGCCATCGCCTTGCGTGGCGCCGATGCCGGCGCCGTCTGGGCCGTGCGCGCGCAGGGCTCGTCGGCGGACGACGAGTTTGCCGCGCCGGTGCGCGTCGCCGCGAGCTTCACCGATTTCCTCGCCACGGTCGGTCCCCGGCGCAAGCTCGAGGCTGCTGCGGAAAAGGCGAACGGCGCTCTCTTTGACCGTCTGCTGGCGGAGGCGCTCGCGGCACCAGAAGTGGTGCCGACGCGGGCGCCGGAGCCGGAAAATCTGATCTCGCGCTTCTTCGAGACACCGGGAGATGTCGCCATCGATGCGGCGCGCAATGTGGAGGTTCTGGCGCGGGTGCTCGCCCAGCGGGTGGAGAGCGCGCAACGCTTTGCAGCCGAGGCGCACCGGTTCACGACGGAGGCGGCCGTCGAGACCGGCCTGCTCCCCCCGCCGTTACGGCGCGCGCGGATCCGCTTCGACCAACCGGTCGCTTTCGACCGCATGGATACGGTCCTGCGCAAGACCCATGGCTTCCGGGTCGTGCGGGTACAGAGCGAGGTTGGGGAGGGGCATCGCCTCACCGAGGACTATCTCGTTCACCAGGGCAAGGACGGCTGGACGCTGCTGCGCCGGGAGGAGGCGCGCATCGCCGACGTGAAGATCAGGGATGTCGGCACCTTCGCGTTCGACGCGACCTACAAATGGTCGCTCAAAAAGAAGGTGACGCCCGCCTGGAGTGAACGGCCGGCCGACATCTGCGTACTCGGAGAAGAAGATGCGCTCTCTCCGGCTCGGACGGCCTTCGTCGCGCAGGTCGTCGATCGTGCCGATTTCCGGCCGAACTTCGAATCCTTCGTCTTCGCGCTTTACCGGGATCGCCTTTATCCGGAGTTCGCGGCCATGAGCCCGGACGAGCAGCGGCACTGGGCAGACAGCTATCCCCGCCTCACGCGGCCCGATGAGATCTGGCGGCTGCTCGGCAAGACGCTGACCCTGACCATCGAGAGCGACGACACCTTCGCCCTCTCCGTACCCGCGAACTGGGACCCGGAACACGGCCTGTCGCTGCGCGTGACCGATTGGCGCATCGCCGCCTGA